A segment of the Carya illinoinensis cultivar Pawnee chromosome 1, C.illinoinensisPawnee_v1, whole genome shotgun sequence genome:
CATTGGGGCCAACACCATTTATGCGACTAATAGCTAACTGCCCTACGGACAACTCATTGCTTATAATAATCTTATGCACATGGCTaccataatttttattcttcGAGTCCACCCCCACATCACCTTGTCATAAAAGGGTGTTTTTAATGCAGATGATTTCTTTCGAGGTGCGCCACAAGCAGGACAAAATGAGATGAGACCATTGGTGTCAAAAAACAGGCAGCTAAGCCCTTATTGGACaatgaaataaacaaagaaCGCACTTAAAAAGAAAGTTTGAGATTTAGAACAAGTGAGGACGTGGCtcaccaaatatatataaataaaagaaagacgGAGACTGCTTCTATTCCGACAGCATCATGGCGTCTCAGATATTCTTTCTCCATGCCTTCAACATCGCTATTTGGGGCATTGGCTCTTTATTTGCCTTTCTCTTTTCCCATCGTGGTTATTCGGTACTTTATAGATTATTTGCTTCAAAGTGGGTGCCATGAATCTTCAAGTCCTCATAAGTCACTTTTTGACTTATTTTAACACATCACCATTTGCTATATACTATAACTTAGGAAGTGtgtatttcatataaaaaaaaaaaaaaaacacttggaACTTGGAAGTGTGTCGGACCATTCTTCATTTTGGACGGGAAAAGTCTTATTCAACCCTTATCATGATGCGAGCACTCccaatgaattttttattttatcttttaaaatatattattaaatttcattttttcaattttatatactgatttttataatacattatatatcaacttatctattttttcttcatatcattttaatattatatcttttaatattttatgagaaaaaacgtacaataaaagaaattaattttagagaaaaaatacaaaaaaagataaaaaaacaaataaaaatatgtttacatTTGTGTATAGTTACTTCTACATCTAGCGGCAATACTATACATAAATGtgtacacaaatgtaaaatagaaataaaatgaagtatAAGTTAGATGCACGTCTTAaaccatttttctttaaattttacgtAACAATGAGTTTTACAAAACCATTATGAGTGCTCTTACCAGTGAAACTGCGCTTAGCACCATTCTCGATTTAATCCAACAAACCATAACCCGCAGCACAATGGTTGTATTGTTCCAGACCCAAATGTTCAATTTCCTCGTAAAATTGTCACATCAGTCCGTACCACTCGCAGCCTCAACGATCGACATAGCCGGCAACAATACATGGTTTGGCTACAACAAGACAGTGATAGTGAGTGCAGCTGACGATATTATGAATTATGAGTTCCATTCTCTCTCTGCCTAATAAACTGAATTGAAAGACTATGCCCTGCTGCTAAAATCAGTGCTCCTAACTAATCGACAGCATTCAAGATAACAAAGATTAATAACGGGGCTACAACATTCATTAGAAAACCAAATCGGGGCCCGGTGAAAAGGAATCCGGTAACCTGGCTATTACATTGAACCAAACATTAACAGGAGACAaacatgaaatccaaaaaaaaaggtggggGGAGAAAGAAATCTTCACTACTCAAATATTTCTTCTCtgttaaattaagaaaaccGGATTCTTCTTCGCCGGATAACCCATTTTTAATCTCTTCTTCGAATCATCTCTCCCAAGATCAGCCAAACTCATTCCAACTCCTCTTGACCTTCTGAAGGGCATATGATCAACTCCAATATATTAACTACCTCGGCCATGTCTGGCCGGTTTGATGGCACTTGCGATGTGCATATCAATGCTAGCTTCATTACAGGAATTGCCTCCTCAGCTGGGAAGTTACCCCGGAGCCTCTCATCAACACATTCCTCCACCCTGCCTTCTTCCAATGCTCCTCTGACCATGTCACAGAGCACCACAACATCATCTTCCATGTACTCCACAGGCCTCTTGCCAGTTACCACCTCTAGAACTAAAACTCCAAACCCATACACATCGCACTTTTCAGTTATCTTTACGGTTCTACAGGAAAATTCTGGTGCCATGTACCCTAGAGCACTCTGAATTTTGCTGCTCAAAACATAACGGTCAAGCATTGGCAACAATCTTGCCAGGCCAAAATCACCGACTTTAGGTTCACCTGTGCTGTCAATAAGGACATTGCTTGATTTTATGTTGTAATGAATTATGTTCAATTGGTGCAAGTAAGCCAAGCTTTTCGCCGTCCCAAGTATAATGTTGAACCTCTCGTTCCATGAGAGGAAGTTTCCACCTACTCCTTCATGGAGATGTTTATATAAATTACCGCCAGAGATGAATTCATATATGAGGAGCTGCAATGATGGAGTCCAGTAATAACCTTCAAGTGCAACAAGATTAGGGTGCCGCACTTTCCCCAGTTTCTTAACCTCTCGTTCAAAGTCGTCTTGAGACTTGACAAGACTTGAGACAGTGAGCTTCTTGATTGCAACTGCATGCCCATCTCGAATAACAGTCTGGTAGACTGCTCCAAACCCACCACGACCAAGCTCACAGTCCTTGTTGAGCAAAGCATGTGCGCCAGTGCTGAAGTCCGGGTCACCAGAAAACATGACAAGCTTGCCAGAATTGGCATCTGTAGTGGGAGAATGGCTGAAATCATCACCAGCAGAAAATGCGAGGGCTGCTGCAGATCTAGATGTGGACGACCTAACATGAAGATTAAGTACAGTGATTGAAATAACACCAATGATGATGACTGCAGCAGCTCCAATGGCTATGAGTGCAGAAACACTGAGGATAATTCTTTTGTGACGAAGATTTGGAGGCAATGAACCAGAAGTAGAATCAGAAGAAGAGTTAGGATTGAGGACAATGGGTTTTGGAAGGACTGTAGGGCAAGACTTATTCGCCACAGATCCACAGAGAGATGGATTTCCAGTGACAGAGAAAGGGGAGATGGTGTTGAAAAAGCCACCAGCAGGTAGTTCACCTTGGAGATTATTGTGAGAAATATTGAAGGATAGAAGGTGAGGAAGATTGGCCAACTGCCTGGGCAGGCCTCCAGAAAGGTTGTTAAAAGACAAGTCCACGTTTCTCAGGTTGGTAAGTTGGGCTATCGCTGCAGGTATAAGGCCACTGAGTCTGTTATGAGATACAATGCTGCACGATTCAAACAAAAtggaaaaacataaacaaaattagaaatagaatgatataaaaaatcattaCGAAATAAGCATTATCTATATCAGCCCACGGacattttttttggatttaaagGCGGAGGCCCCTCCAATTAGAGGATTGCCTTAAAAATTTTGGCGTATGCCACCATCTGTGGAactcccaaaaaaataaaaataaaaataaaaaactttcacaATCTTCGCTCTAATGTTTCAGAAAACAGCATCAAAATCTGACTACGTACCATAGGGGGTTCTAAGTGTATCACAAATACTCTTAAAACAATAGAATAACTGAACAGGAATGGGAGGACACCATTGAAGGTTTAAAAGCAGAACAGAAGCTAGTTCAGCTATCACTGAGGACACCATTTTCCCCTGCAAAAGGGTTACCGAATCTAAAGGATGGCACTTGCAATTACAACTTCTTTCTAAGAATAATCGGATATATAGCTAAACTCTTACACAAGCAGAGTCCATGTCATAACCACACCCGCtaaaagaacaaggagaaatCATACATGAAACACAGAAAACAGCAAAGACAACTTACAAGGTTGTAAGAGAAGAACAGTTCTCGATTGAAGCTGGAATTTTCCCCGATATAAAGTTCTTGTCCAGCCTTAATTCATACAAAGAAACAACTCCTCCAATTTCCAGAGGGATGCTTCCATTCAGCCGATTATTGCTCAAATCGAGAACATCCAGGGTCTTCAACTCCCCAATCGTCGCTGGAATAGGACCAACAAGAAAGTTCTTAGATAGGTTCAGGAACTGTAAGCGGCTCAAAACGCCTAATGAAGATGCTATTCCCCCAGAAAAAGCATTGTGGGACAAATCCAAGATTTCAAGCCGTCCAGGTGAGCTCCCCAACGACGAAGATAAATGACTGCTCACGCTCCCACCTAATTCATTCTTTGAAATCGAAACTTCTTGCAACTCCGATTTGAAAATCCACGTGGGAAGATCACCCGTCAACGAATTACGGCTGAGATCTAACGCCACAAGGTTTGCACAATCAGCCATTGACCCTGGCAAGCTTCCGGTAAATCGATTAGCCGACAAGTTCAAGGCTTTCAATGACTGGAGGTTTCCTATTGAACTTGGAAGTTGGCCAGAAAATCCATTGGCCGAAAGGTCCAAAATTTCAAGACTTTTCATTTCACCAATACTGTCCGGAACCTCACCAGCAAATGAGTTCTTGCACAGATTAAGATAGTTACACAAAGAAAGCTTCCGCAATGTATCTGGAAGGCTCCCAGAAAACAAATTTTCGCTAAGATCAATGGACCTCAGCAGCAAACAACTTCCAATGCCATTTGGGACCATCCCAGAAAACCGATTCTTGCTCAGGTTAATTGCTCTCAAGTTATTCAAGCCTTGGATCACCTCTGGGAGCTCACCCACAAGAGAATTATCCGACAAATCGAGGGATCGAAGCCCATTTAAAGACCAAATCCCAAACGGTAACGACCCCGAAAACTGATTAGACGACAAATTAACCGACGCAAGAGTGGAACATGAGCTCAAACTATCCGATATCTTCCCTGAAAACTTGTTCTTGGCCAAAGATATTACTCTAAGAGACCCACATTGCCGAAAGAATTCCTCTGGTATAGCTCCTGAGAGACTGTTGTCACTTAAATCGAGCACTCGAAGGTTGTCAACCCGTGCAATACTGGAGCTTATGCTTCCGGTTAAATTGTTCCTCGCCAACGATAGCTTGCGGAGAAACTGCAGCTGGAGAAGACCTCTGCCCATCCGACCCGAAAGGGAGAAGCCATCGAGGTTGAGCTCGGAGACCCTGTTGGATCTGGGGTTGCATTTGATGCCAACCCAGTTACAAGGGCTATCGTCATCTTCGTTCCAAGATACAAGCTTTCCCTTTGGGTCTAGGATATCGGCCTTGAACACAATCAGCCCCAGCACATCGTCGTTCAGAGACGGATTCAGGGATCTCACGCGAACTGGGCCGATAGTCACCAGCACCAACACAAACATTCCGATTAGCTggcttttcatttt
Coding sequences within it:
- the LOC122292828 gene encoding probable LRR receptor-like serine/threonine-protein kinase IRK, whose product is MRALLKMKSQLIGMFVLVLVTIGPVRVRSLNPSLNDDVLGLIVFKADILDPKGKLVSWNEDDDSPCNWVGIKCNPRSNRVSELNLDGFSLSGRMGRGLLQLQFLRKLSLARNNLTGSISSSIARVDNLRVLDLSDNSLSGAIPEEFFRQCGSLRVISLAKNKFSGKISDSLSSCSTLASVNLSSNQFSGSLPFGIWSLNGLRSLDLSDNSLVGELPEVIQGLNNLRAINLSKNRFSGMVPNGIGSCLLLRSIDLSENLFSGSLPDTLRKLSLCNYLNLCKNSFAGEVPDSIGEMKSLEILDLSANGFSGQLPSSIGNLQSLKALNLSANRFTGSLPGSMADCANLVALDLSRNSLTGDLPTWIFKSELQEVSISKNELGGSVSSHLSSSLGSSPGRLEILDLSHNAFSGGIASSLGVLSRLQFLNLSKNFLVGPIPATIGELKTLDVLDLSNNRLNGSIPLEIGGVVSLYELRLDKNFISGKIPASIENCSSLTTFIVSHNRLSGLIPAAIAQLTNLRNVDLSFNNLSGGLPRQLANLPHLLSFNISHNNLQGELPAGGFFNTISPFSVTGNPSLCGSVANKSCPTVLPKPIVLNPNSSSDSTSGSLPPNLRHKRIILSVSALIAIGAAAVIIIGVISITVLNLHVRSSTSRSAAALAFSAGDDFSHSPTTDANSGKLVMFSGDPDFSTGAHALLNKDCELGRGGFGAVYQTVIRDGHAVAIKKLTVSSLVKSQDDFEREVKKLGKVRHPNLVALEGYYWTPSLQLLIYEFISGGNLYKHLHEGVGGNFLSWNERFNIILGTAKSLAYLHQLNIIHYNIKSSNVLIDSTGEPKVGDFGLARLLPMLDRYVLSSKIQSALGYMAPEFSCRTVKITEKCDVYGFGVLVLEVVTGKRPVEYMEDDVVVLCDMVRGALEEGRVEECVDERLRGNFPAEEAIPVMKLALICTSQVPSNRPDMAEVVNILELIICPSEGQEELE